In a single window of the Olivibacter sp. SDN3 genome:
- a CDS encoding ATP-binding protein — translation MPIPDWPYWIYWKIDTATVLSFITSQLPVEAWYNFIDEPTLADAIMDRLTASAHRLPLQGKSMRKKKNH, via the coding sequence ATGCCGATACCAGATTGGCCTTATTGGATATACTGGAAGATAGATACGGCAACAGTTCTGTCATTTATCACTTCCCAACTGCCCGTGGAGGCATGGTATAACTTTATCGATGAGCCTACACTGGCCGATGCGATAATGGACAGATTGACAGCTTCGGCACACCGCTTGCCCTTACAGGGCAAGTCTATGAGGAAGAAAAAAAATCATTAA
- a CDS encoding ISL3 family transposase — MRSSVGFVILPMNATKIIFNSGDRFRVISVDDQIDRLNIYVQSTQKGSACPNCCLVSSRIHSYYTRKFNDLPSFGKSSRILLRARKFYCLTDECPLKVFTERFDNHFRSYQRKTERLQDRLLNIAIEAGGKSGERICGEFSIPVSDTTLLRIIDRTELPKSNEVVALGVDDWAIRKRERYGSILVDLAANRPIGLLGDREEKTLSGWLKERHKIQVISRDRYGNYQRGSTKGAPQAIQVTDRWHLLKNLGEAVRKILDREHAAMKRVRDSQSEISHASPRILKSMASPRQQEKFREVKRLLQQDIPIREIARRFKMSRITVRKYKHCEELPRKTYISPTGLEEHLGYIKKRKAENPAIQLRQLHTELKGRGYQGAYSTLSDGLARHSLAMGKKKGIKTVLPSDLSLWRPSRSAMLFFNDPKKLSGDESNILNQLCTASAVLKQSLFFIRQFRQMMFKDQSSSGLQDWIQSVSDSSIPELCGFAKGLRQDFAAIKNAFDLPWSNGPVEGNVNKLKTLKRQMYGRCSLRLLEKRLILAPS, encoded by the coding sequence ATGAGATCAAGCGTTGGATTCGTTATATTACCAATGAATGCCACCAAAATAATCTTCAATTCCGGTGACAGGTTCCGGGTCATTTCTGTAGATGACCAGATCGATAGGCTTAATATTTATGTGCAGAGCACCCAAAAAGGAAGTGCCTGTCCAAATTGCTGTTTAGTATCTTCAAGGATACACAGCTATTACACCAGAAAGTTTAATGATCTACCTTCGTTCGGAAAATCCTCGAGAATATTACTCAGGGCCCGTAAGTTTTATTGCCTCACCGATGAATGTCCATTAAAGGTATTTACCGAAAGGTTCGATAACCATTTCCGGTCATATCAGCGGAAAACGGAGAGATTACAGGACAGACTACTGAACATAGCAATTGAAGCCGGTGGAAAATCCGGCGAAAGAATATGTGGTGAATTTTCTATACCGGTAAGTGATACAACCTTATTACGTATAATAGACCGGACAGAACTTCCCAAAAGCAATGAAGTGGTAGCTTTAGGCGTAGATGACTGGGCTATCCGAAAACGGGAGCGTTACGGCAGTATACTCGTAGATTTAGCAGCAAACAGACCGATTGGCCTGCTCGGCGACAGGGAAGAGAAGACCCTTTCCGGTTGGCTGAAAGAGCGGCATAAGATACAGGTCATTTCAAGGGACAGGTATGGCAATTATCAACGTGGTTCAACGAAAGGTGCACCGCAGGCCATCCAGGTAACGGATCGCTGGCACCTGTTGAAAAACCTTGGAGAGGCGGTCCGGAAAATCCTGGACAGGGAACACGCAGCCATGAAAAGAGTAAGGGACAGCCAAAGTGAAATAAGTCATGCATCTCCACGCATATTGAAAAGTATGGCTTCGCCACGTCAGCAGGAAAAGTTCCGGGAGGTGAAGCGATTGTTACAACAGGACATTCCGATCAGGGAAATAGCCAGAAGGTTTAAGATGAGCCGTATAACGGTCAGAAAATATAAACACTGCGAGGAACTTCCGCGAAAAACGTACATCTCACCGACAGGGCTGGAGGAACACCTTGGTTATATAAAGAAAAGGAAAGCAGAAAATCCGGCAATCCAGCTAAGACAATTACATACTGAACTTAAAGGCCGCGGATATCAGGGTGCATACTCTACCTTATCCGACGGGCTGGCCAGGCATAGTCTGGCAATGGGTAAGAAAAAGGGAATAAAAACTGTGTTGCCCTCGGATCTCAGTCTCTGGAGACCATCGAGAAGTGCTATGCTCTTTTTCAATGATCCCAAAAAACTTTCTGGGGATGAATCGAATATATTGAATCAGCTCTGTACGGCCTCAGCTGTATTGAAGCAATCGCTATTTTTTATAAGACAATTCCGTCAAATGATGTTTAAAGATCAATCTAGCTCGGGCTTACAGGATTGGATACAGAGCGTAAGTGATTCCTCGATCCCGGAATTATGTGGTTTTGCAAAAGGGCTCCGACAAGATTTCGCGGCAATCAAAAATGCATTCGATCTACCATGGAGCAACGGCCCGGTTGAAGGAAACGTGAATAAGTTAAAGACCCTGAAAAGACAGATGTATGGACGTTGCTCACTTCGCTTACTGGAGAAAAGGCTGATACTAGCTCCTTCGTAA
- a CDS encoding efflux RND transporter permease subunit translates to MIRLIALALRKPLAVVVFFITIVFFSWLTVRTMKIDIFPKMGLPTIYVAQPYGGLSPEQMEGFITSYYEYHFLYVTGVKFVESKSVQGASIIKIQFNEGTDMSQAMGEVVGYVNRSRAFMPPGTVPPFVTRFDAGSVPVGQLVFTSDSRSLGEIQDLALFKVRPMFSTLPGVSAPPPFGGNQKTVIIKVDPEKIRNYNLSPDEVVQALAASNSITPAGNIREGDKTLITSQNAVVENIKELENIPLKMGAGPSVYVRDVGNVELGADVTTGYALIDGKRSVYIPVTKRADAATWEVVQRVKEALPDMQAAVPEDIKVTYAFDQSGYVINSLNSLTTEGILGALLTGLMVLLFLRDIRGAFIVVITIPLALLSAVIFLKIFGQTLNVMTLGGLALAIGILVDESTVTIENIHHHQELGKSKAKAIWDACREIALPKLLILLCVIAVFVPALFMSGVPGAMFFPLSLAVGFAMIASFLLSQTLVPVFSHWLLKDRPPEGEAETAGGFNRFRQHYKDWLKSFVEKTSWISYIYLLLSFVLLAGGFWLLGTEIFPKTDAGQAQVRLRLPTGTRVERTEEATQKLLHLADSITKGGIEISSAFVGVQPSSYPVNLLHLWTSGPHESVTKIKLDREADMPIENFKEALRRAAKQVLPTATLSFEPGDMVEQVVNLGSSNPIEIAVMGKNLSQSQGVAAKLNAKLQEIDYLRDVQIATPLEYPGIKLNIDRIKAGQLGLTVGQISRSMVAATSSSRFTQPNYWLDKSTGTAYQVQVEYPQYRINSSAELGLVPVTSPSGTPIYLRDVTTSERITSPGEYDRINQQRFITITANIFKKDVGSAVKDVKKAIGSLGELPQGVKIMLRGQADLLEQTMGELEGGLLIAIVVIFLMLTVNFQSFRLSLAVLSVIPAVIAGSVLLLLLTGQTLNIQSYMGTIMAVGVAVANAILLITNGEQHRKQLSSPGFAVTGAANRLRPILMTSLAMIAGMVPMAIGLGEGGDQTSPLGIAVIGGLISSTISTLVFLPAIYARMMGRKSYQSPSLHPGDKESRYYETGNENHF, encoded by the coding sequence ATGATCCGATTAATAGCATTAGCGTTGCGTAAGCCACTGGCCGTAGTGGTGTTTTTTATTACGATCGTCTTTTTTTCATGGCTTACCGTCCGGACCATGAAGATCGACATTTTTCCCAAAATGGGTCTTCCTACGATCTACGTGGCCCAGCCTTACGGAGGCCTTTCTCCCGAACAGATGGAAGGTTTTATTACCTCATACTATGAATATCATTTTCTGTATGTTACCGGCGTAAAGTTTGTAGAATCCAAGTCGGTTCAAGGGGCTTCCATCATCAAGATACAGTTCAACGAAGGTACCGACATGAGCCAGGCAATGGGCGAAGTGGTAGGTTATGTGAACCGTTCGCGGGCTTTCATGCCGCCCGGCACCGTGCCTCCATTTGTCACCCGTTTTGATGCGGGCAGTGTGCCGGTAGGGCAGCTGGTATTCACTTCCGATTCCCGCTCACTTGGCGAGATACAGGATCTGGCGCTGTTCAAGGTACGACCCATGTTTTCCACCCTTCCCGGCGTATCGGCACCGCCACCTTTTGGAGGAAATCAAAAAACAGTTATCATAAAAGTTGATCCCGAAAAGATCAGAAATTATAACCTATCGCCGGATGAGGTGGTACAGGCTCTGGCAGCCTCCAATAGCATTACACCTGCGGGGAATATCCGGGAAGGAGATAAAACCCTGATTACTTCACAAAATGCCGTCGTCGAAAATATTAAGGAACTGGAAAATATTCCCTTAAAGATGGGGGCCGGCCCGTCGGTATATGTCCGCGATGTTGGGAATGTGGAGCTTGGGGCTGATGTAACAACAGGCTATGCCCTGATCGATGGAAAAAGATCGGTTTATATTCCCGTTACGAAGCGCGCAGACGCCGCCACCTGGGAGGTGGTGCAGCGCGTAAAAGAGGCGCTACCGGACATGCAGGCAGCTGTTCCGGAAGATATCAAGGTAACCTATGCCTTTGACCAATCAGGCTATGTAATCAACTCCTTAAATAGTTTAACGACAGAGGGGATTCTAGGTGCGCTATTGACCGGCCTGATGGTACTCCTGTTCCTGCGGGATATCCGTGGCGCATTCATTGTCGTCATCACCATTCCATTGGCACTGCTGTCTGCCGTTATCTTCCTGAAGATTTTTGGGCAGACCCTCAATGTAATGACCTTGGGGGGCTTAGCCCTTGCCATCGGCATACTTGTGGATGAATCGACAGTTACCATTGAAAATATCCATCATCACCAGGAGCTGGGTAAATCAAAGGCCAAAGCAATTTGGGATGCCTGTCGAGAGATAGCACTACCAAAGTTGCTTATCCTACTCTGTGTGATTGCAGTATTTGTGCCTGCCTTGTTCATGTCCGGTGTCCCCGGTGCTATGTTCTTTCCTTTATCGCTGGCAGTAGGCTTTGCGATGATCGCTTCCTTCCTCTTATCCCAAACCTTGGTACCTGTTTTCTCCCACTGGCTGCTCAAGGATCGGCCTCCGGAAGGAGAAGCCGAAACAGCGGGAGGTTTTAATCGCTTCCGGCAACATTATAAAGATTGGCTGAAGAGCTTTGTGGAAAAAACATCTTGGATCTCCTACATTTATCTTCTGTTGTCTTTCGTATTATTGGCCGGGGGATTCTGGCTATTGGGAACGGAGATCTTTCCCAAAACCGATGCCGGGCAAGCACAGGTGCGGCTGCGGTTACCCACCGGAACGCGTGTGGAAAGAACCGAAGAGGCCACGCAGAAGCTATTGCATCTGGCCGACAGCATTACAAAGGGGGGAATTGAGATCTCCTCTGCCTTCGTAGGCGTACAGCCTTCCAGTTACCCCGTAAACCTGCTACATTTATGGACCAGCGGGCCACATGAATCGGTTACCAAGATAAAATTGGACAGGGAAGCCGACATGCCTATCGAAAATTTTAAAGAGGCGCTCCGCCGGGCAGCCAAGCAGGTGCTGCCAACAGCAACACTCTCCTTTGAGCCCGGCGATATGGTGGAACAGGTGGTGAACCTGGGTTCCTCCAATCCAATTGAAATTGCTGTAATGGGCAAAAACCTTTCTCAAAGCCAGGGGGTCGCTGCCAAGCTGAATGCGAAACTACAGGAAATCGACTACTTACGGGACGTGCAGATCGCAACACCCTTGGAATATCCCGGGATCAAGTTGAATATCGACAGGATAAAGGCGGGGCAACTGGGATTAACAGTTGGCCAGATCAGCAGATCAATGGTGGCTGCCACCTCCTCCAGCCGTTTTACGCAGCCCAATTATTGGCTCGACAAAAGTACGGGTACCGCCTATCAGGTGCAGGTGGAATATCCGCAGTACCGTATCAATAGCAGTGCCGAATTAGGACTGGTACCGGTTACTTCGCCATCCGGCACCCCGATTTATTTAAGGGATGTAACCACATCGGAGAGAATTACTTCTCCGGGTGAATATGACCGTATCAATCAGCAACGGTTTATTACCATCACAGCAAACATTTTTAAAAAGGATGTGGGGTCGGCAGTTAAAGATGTAAAAAAAGCCATTGGTTCATTGGGCGAGCTTCCACAGGGTGTAAAGATCATGCTGAGGGGACAAGCGGATTTACTTGAACAGACCATGGGTGAGCTGGAGGGCGGACTTTTGATTGCGATCGTCGTGATCTTCCTGATGCTTACCGTAAACTTCCAGTCGTTCCGCCTTTCGTTGGCAGTCCTGTCGGTGATACCCGCCGTTATAGCCGGTTCGGTACTGCTACTGTTGCTAACCGGTCAGACCCTGAATATACAATCCTATATGGGAACGATCATGGCGGTCGGTGTTGCCGTAGCCAATGCAATCTTGCTGATCACCAATGGCGAACAGCACCGGAAGCAGCTGTCAAGTCCAGGTTTTGCCGTTACGGGCGCTGCCAATCGCCTGCGCCCGATACTGATGACGAGCCTGGCCATGATTGCCGGAATGGTGCCGATGGCCATTGGTCTGGGAGAAGGTGGTGACCAGACGTCGCCATTGGGTATTGCTGTAATCGGAGGGCTTATTTCTTCCACTATCAGCACCTTGGTCTTCCTACCGGCCATCTATGCAAGGATGATGGGCAGAAAGAGCTATCAAAGTCCGTCACTGCATCCGGGAGATAAGGAGAGCAGATATTATGAAACAGGCAATGAAAATCACTTTTAA
- a CDS encoding sulfite exporter TauE/SafE family protein: MELLIIGICSLLVSLLTFFSGFGLGTILMPIFAIFFPVDIAIALTGVVHLLNNVFKFFLTGKQADKATLFRFGIPAIIGAFIGAYLLLRIAHQQPLLSYAIGSRTFHITSVKMIISVLLIVFALMEVLPRFKRLQFGKDKMMIGGLISGFFGGLSGNQGALRSAFLIKAGLSKESFVATGVIIACLVDLSRLSVYFRQYLSSGIHENLPLLMVATLAAFIGAFSGNLLLKKITLPFIQKMVTFMIVLLAVALGLGLI; the protein is encoded by the coding sequence ATGGAACTGCTCATCATCGGTATCTGTAGCTTGCTGGTATCTTTGCTTACCTTCTTTTCCGGTTTCGGGCTCGGCACGATCCTCATGCCGATATTTGCCATTTTTTTTCCCGTGGATATTGCTATTGCACTAACAGGAGTTGTTCACTTATTGAACAACGTTTTTAAGTTTTTTTTAACGGGCAAACAGGCCGATAAGGCAACTTTATTCCGTTTTGGCATCCCGGCAATTATCGGTGCATTTATCGGTGCCTACCTGTTGCTCCGTATTGCCCACCAGCAGCCCTTATTATCCTATGCTATAGGAAGCAGAACTTTTCATATAACCTCTGTAAAGATGATTATCAGTGTACTGCTGATCGTTTTCGCTTTAATGGAAGTGCTTCCGAGATTCAAGCGACTTCAGTTCGGAAAAGATAAAATGATGATAGGCGGCCTAATTAGCGGTTTTTTTGGAGGTCTTTCGGGTAACCAAGGAGCCTTGCGCAGTGCCTTTCTTATTAAGGCAGGGCTCTCCAAGGAATCTTTCGTTGCAACCGGAGTAATTATTGCCTGCCTGGTCGATCTTTCCAGGCTGTCGGTTTATTTCAGGCAATACTTAAGCTCGGGAATCCATGAAAATCTACCCTTACTGATGGTAGCTACCCTGGCAGCTTTTATAGGAGCCTTTTCGGGGAACCTGCTGTTAAAAAAAATAACACTTCCCTTTATCCAGAAGATGGTCACTTTCATGATCGTATTGCTGGCAGTGGCATTGGGACTGGGATTGATTTAA
- a CDS encoding AraC family transcriptional regulator, which produces MEDRFQIKDKSENKKPIKIAPFKKEIRKTTPHKHNNYFEILFLSQGSGSHYIDSRRFEVKPPIVYFIRREQVHYWELESEPDGYVIIIKKEFAERCLDAELKFLITKFSMLSSVTIVNDAPIQTLFQQLTAASEREGKYIFQVIEGLLKALLAMILEVADPITGKAGIDSNLYQSFVYLLSTNPVVKNTVQHYAELLKTSPQNLNAACRKAVDQPATDILNEFVVSEAKRLLHYTNKTITEISLQLNFTDVSHFVKYFKRITGSTPQKFRSTLN; this is translated from the coding sequence ATGGAAGACAGATTTCAGATAAAAGACAAAAGCGAAAATAAGAAGCCCATAAAGATTGCGCCGTTTAAGAAGGAGATCAGAAAGACTACACCGCATAAACACAATAATTATTTCGAAATTCTCTTCCTGTCACAGGGCAGCGGTTCTCATTATATTGATTCCCGAAGGTTTGAAGTAAAGCCACCGATTGTGTATTTTATCCGTAGAGAACAAGTGCACTACTGGGAGCTGGAGAGCGAACCGGATGGCTATGTCATTATCATAAAAAAGGAATTTGCTGAAAGGTGCCTAGATGCTGAATTGAAATTTCTGATTACTAAATTCAGTATGTTAAGTAGCGTAACGATCGTAAATGATGCTCCCATCCAAACTCTTTTTCAACAGCTGACTGCGGCAAGTGAACGGGAAGGCAAATATATCTTCCAAGTGATCGAAGGTTTACTGAAAGCGCTGCTGGCTATGATCCTCGAAGTTGCAGATCCCATCACGGGTAAAGCCGGTATCGACTCCAATTTATATCAATCCTTTGTTTATCTATTGAGCACCAATCCGGTCGTTAAAAACACCGTGCAGCATTATGCCGAATTATTGAAAACATCTCCCCAGAATTTGAATGCTGCCTGTCGGAAAGCCGTTGATCAACCGGCAACTGACATCTTGAATGAGTTTGTAGTGAGTGAAGCAAAACGTTTACTTCATTATACAAATAAGACCATTACCGAAATTTCGTTGCAGCTCAATTTTACAGATGTCTCCCACTTTGTTAAATATTTCAAACGGATTACAGGCTCCACCCCTCAGAAATTTCGCTCAACACTTAACTAG
- a CDS encoding TolC family protein, with protein sequence MYKYLLRSLQLSIALLIGLQSGFSQEIPIGTTLKELLDVAAANYPLLKAKMLDVQSAQKGVSAEKSTLVPTLDASYQANYATYNNITGMAYPQFLVPISGPPSTGNDYNGVFGSATSLLLNWEPLTFGRRQSQIDLAKAGVQYAEADAENEIFRHKIKVVNAYLDILTAIELEKVQRENFARTDANLSNARTLVVNGIKPGVDTALLKAEVSRAKVELLASRKNKEQVIITLAELLATDSLPSFTDTMYFNRLPADAVRSTEMKNPMLSLYSSNVELSKARKKTLSRTAMPTLGVWGTAYARGSGIGYDGAVKSTEGLAFQRYNYGVGLQLNIPILQFAKIKSQVQQQDLLVRSNEERLKELSLQLRKQNELADTTLNTALAMANESPLFHESAIFSYKALQSRYRSGLANFADLVQAQYALVKAATDNKTAYMAAWKALLYKAAVNGDLNLFLNQAN encoded by the coding sequence ATGTATAAATATCTGTTAAGGTCACTCCAGCTTTCCATTGCTTTGCTGATAGGCCTACAGAGCGGGTTTTCACAGGAGATTCCCATCGGTACAACATTAAAGGAGCTGTTGGATGTGGCTGCGGCCAATTATCCGTTGCTGAAAGCAAAAATGTTAGATGTGCAGTCCGCACAGAAAGGGGTAAGTGCCGAAAAGAGCACATTGGTCCCCACGCTGGATGCCTCATACCAGGCAAACTATGCCACCTACAATAATATTACCGGCATGGCCTATCCGCAGTTCCTTGTCCCCATAAGCGGTCCTCCATCGACAGGTAACGATTACAATGGTGTGTTTGGTAGCGCGACCAGCCTGTTACTGAACTGGGAACCTCTGACATTCGGCCGCCGGCAGTCACAGATAGACCTTGCAAAGGCAGGAGTTCAATATGCGGAGGCCGATGCGGAGAATGAAATCTTTCGGCATAAGATCAAGGTGGTAAATGCCTATCTGGACATACTGACAGCGATCGAACTGGAAAAGGTACAGCGGGAGAATTTTGCCCGCACTGACGCTAACTTATCCAATGCAAGAACATTGGTAGTAAATGGTATTAAACCCGGCGTGGATACCGCCCTGTTAAAAGCGGAGGTATCGAGAGCCAAGGTAGAGTTATTGGCTAGCCGGAAGAACAAAGAGCAGGTCATCATTACCCTTGCAGAGCTTCTGGCAACTGATAGCCTCCCCTCGTTTACTGATACCATGTACTTTAATCGGTTACCGGCCGACGCAGTCAGATCAACGGAGATGAAGAACCCGATGCTGTCATTATACAGCTCGAACGTTGAATTGAGTAAAGCAAGGAAAAAGACATTGTCCAGAACCGCCATGCCCACGCTCGGAGTATGGGGTACCGCCTATGCAAGGGGGTCGGGGATTGGTTATGATGGTGCAGTAAAATCGACAGAAGGACTCGCTTTTCAGCGATATAATTACGGGGTGGGACTGCAACTGAATATTCCCATCCTACAGTTTGCTAAAATAAAGTCGCAGGTACAACAGCAGGACCTGCTGGTCAGGTCGAACGAAGAGCGGTTGAAAGAGCTTAGCCTGCAACTTAGAAAACAAAATGAGCTGGCAGATACAACCTTGAATACAGCGCTGGCTATGGCGAATGAAAGTCCTCTATTCCATGAATCGGCCATTTTCTCTTATAAGGCCCTGCAATCCCGGTACCGCTCGGGACTGGCCAACTTTGCGGATCTGGTGCAGGCACAGTATGCACTGGTAAAAGCAGCTACAGATAACAAGACGGCCTATATGGCCGCTTGGAAGGCTCTGCTGTACAAAGCTGCGGTAAATGGCGACCTGAATTTGTTTTTGAACCAAGCTAATTAA
- a CDS encoding DoxX family protein → MFRRIIQTDAAKTTIIIRLMVGAVFLSEGIQKFLFADKLGSGRFVKIGIPDPEFFGPFVGTFEIACGILVLLGMTTRLAAIPLITIMLVAIATTKAAVLADNGFWEMLHGSRTDWAMLLGGIFLLIKGGGKWSVDYRFTH, encoded by the coding sequence ATGTTTCGAAGAATAATACAGACCGATGCTGCAAAAACAACCATTATTATCCGCCTGATGGTTGGTGCAGTTTTCCTTTCTGAAGGAATACAGAAGTTTCTGTTTGCCGATAAACTGGGATCGGGAAGATTTGTCAAAATAGGAATTCCTGATCCGGAATTTTTTGGTCCTTTTGTGGGAACCTTTGAAATAGCCTGTGGTATCCTGGTGCTCCTCGGAATGACCACCCGTCTAGCAGCTATTCCGCTCATTACGATTATGCTGGTTGCTATAGCCACCACCAAAGCAGCCGTACTGGCAGATAATGGCTTCTGGGAGATGCTGCATGGCAGCAGAACAGACTGGGCGATGTTACTCGGCGGTATATTCCTACTGATCAAGGGCGGGGGTAAATGGTCGGTAGACTATCGGTTTACACACTAG
- a CDS encoding ATP-binding protein — translation MNTDQTIEQLRGLRLAGMARRYEAVSALPVHEVQDVHELLASMVQAEVEYRDHARTQKYLKASRLRYNALPEEIICNPERGITREQVLRLSDGAFIQRGDNVLITGATGSGKSFLACALGRSACLLGYRTMYFSMNRFMDTVTQTRLDGTYLKWIKTLSNQKLLILDDFGLKSIDADTRLALLDILEDRYGNSSVIYHFPTARGGMV, via the coding sequence ATGAATACAGATCAGACTATCGAACAGCTCAGAGGGCTCCGTTTGGCCGGGATGGCCAGACGTTACGAGGCGGTAAGCGCACTGCCCGTGCACGAAGTGCAGGATGTGCATGAACTATTGGCCTCCATGGTACAGGCCGAAGTAGAATACCGTGACCATGCAAGAACACAGAAATACCTGAAAGCAAGCCGTCTGCGCTATAATGCACTGCCCGAAGAGATTATCTGTAACCCGGAAAGAGGGATCACCCGTGAACAGGTGCTCCGGCTCTCGGATGGAGCTTTTATCCAAAGAGGCGATAATGTGCTGATAACGGGAGCTACCGGATCCGGTAAAAGCTTTCTTGCATGTGCACTGGGGCGATCAGCGTGTCTGCTGGGGTATCGGACAATGTATTTCAGTATGAACCGTTTCATGGATACGGTCACCCAGACAAGGCTTGACGGGACCTACCTGAAGTGGATAAAAACCTTATCCAACCAGAAATTGTTGATACTCGATGACTTCGGACTGAAATCAATAGATGCCGATACCAGATTGGCCTTATTGGATATACTGGAAGATAGATACGGCAACAGTTCTGTCATTTATCACTTCCCAACTGCCCGTGGAGGCATGGTATAA
- the istA gene encoding IS21 family transposase, translating to MHKIRQILLFLDRGYSQRSIEREVGVNRRTVAGYLGRFKDSGLSFSELLLFEDSELEVYLNTDKAPREQTDPRRSELDSLFPYMLSELRKVGVTRQLLWHEYIRDYPDGFQYSRFCELLQEHIRSQGATMHFEHEPGKMLQVDFAGDMLHYVDTGSGELLACPVFVAVLPFSGYGYVEALPNATLPQVLRALNNCLDYFGGAPLSAKSDNMKQWVSRTNRYEPKFTDMLQQWANHNNIALLASRPAKPKDKPSVENTVKITYQRIYAPLRNETFTSLSHLNRAIKQKLAEHHDKNFQRRTFSRRELFMDQEKHALQPLAGVPFVAKHYTKGKVQRNYHVVVGEDWHFYSVPARYIGKEVRIIYCTDTVEIYHTGQRIALHGRSYKKHGYTTDKDHMPENHRHMHERLAWDPDYYLAKAEKYGPATREYFQKVMDSKLIIDQSYQACQGLMRLAAIYPERIESACARALKGQRFNYMAIKNILDNNMDLLEKKDAPKQYTIPLHDNIRGAEEYK from the coding sequence ATGCACAAGATAAGACAGATATTGTTGTTCCTGGACCGCGGTTATTCCCAACGGTCCATAGAAAGGGAAGTCGGTGTCAACAGACGTACGGTTGCCGGTTATCTGGGCCGTTTTAAAGACAGCGGGCTGAGCTTTTCCGAACTGCTACTTTTTGAAGACAGTGAGCTTGAAGTTTACCTGAATACAGATAAAGCACCCCGTGAGCAAACAGATCCCAGGCGGTCCGAGCTGGACTCGCTGTTCCCGTATATGCTTTCGGAACTGCGCAAAGTGGGCGTTACACGCCAGCTGTTATGGCATGAATATATCCGGGATTATCCCGATGGTTTCCAGTATTCGAGGTTCTGCGAACTGCTGCAGGAACATATCCGTTCGCAGGGTGCCACCATGCACTTTGAGCATGAACCGGGCAAAATGCTGCAGGTAGACTTTGCCGGTGATATGCTGCACTATGTGGATACCGGAAGCGGTGAGCTATTAGCGTGCCCCGTATTCGTGGCCGTACTGCCCTTCAGTGGCTATGGTTATGTAGAGGCACTTCCCAATGCCACATTGCCCCAGGTACTGCGTGCCCTTAACAATTGCCTGGACTATTTCGGGGGAGCCCCGCTATCGGCCAAATCGGATAATATGAAACAGTGGGTATCGCGCACCAACCGTTACGAGCCGAAGTTCACCGATATGCTCCAACAGTGGGCAAACCACAACAACATAGCCCTGCTGGCCTCACGTCCGGCAAAACCTAAGGATAAGCCATCGGTGGAGAACACCGTAAAGATCACCTATCAGCGCATCTATGCACCCCTGCGCAACGAGACCTTCACCTCCCTATCGCACCTGAACCGTGCCATAAAGCAAAAGTTAGCGGAACACCACGACAAAAACTTCCAGCGCCGGACATTCAGCCGCAGGGAACTTTTTATGGATCAGGAAAAACACGCCCTTCAGCCCTTAGCTGGGGTACCTTTTGTTGCCAAACATTATACAAAAGGCAAGGTGCAGCGCAATTACCACGTGGTGGTGGGCGAAGACTGGCACTTCTACAGCGTACCGGCACGCTATATCGGAAAGGAGGTGCGTATCATCTACTGCACCGATACGGTGGAAATATATCATACGGGTCAGCGTATTGCCCTGCACGGGCGCAGCTATAAAAAACATGGCTATACGACCGATAAAGACCATATGCCGGAAAACCACCGGCACATGCACGAACGTCTGGCGTGGGACCCCGATTATTACCTGGCAAAAGCGGAAAAATATGGCCCTGCTACCCGCGAGTACTTCCAAAAGGTTATGGACAGCAAGCTCATTATAGACCAGTCCTATCAGGCCTGTCAGGGACTGATGCGTCTGGCCGCTATCTATCCGGAGCGTATAGAGTCTGCCTGCGCAAGAGCGCTCAAAGGGCAGCGGTTCAATTATATGGCCATAAAGAACATATTGGACAACAATATGGACCTGCTTGAAAAAAAAGACGCTCCCAAACAATACACCATACCCCTACATGATAATATCCGGGGCGCGGAAGAATATAAATAA